A region from the Cyprinus carpio isolate SPL01 chromosome A8, ASM1834038v1, whole genome shotgun sequence genome encodes:
- the LOC109095654 gene encoding rab11 family-interacting protein 1-like encodes MSLGDQQWYPTSVQVTVLKARNLRIKGKNGTNDAYAIMQVGKDKFSTSVAEKCVSPEWKEEATFDLPLIHQGDAERCTLYIIAMHRALVGLDKFLGQAVINLLDLHANRSRKKTDWYKLVDKNGKQEKDRGEVLLDIQFMRNNLTASMFDLSMTDKPRSGIGKLKDKIRGKKKDGLSDSASAIVPSSVGTDSEGEGEGSSDNPKKKSKLKSLFGPKTNLQRNVSQSMSTLGTLPEKNSSLSSSRSSGLNMDSPDVKKKFKILGHKRTESSDSKVSLGPFSLLSRSKQNIQEQNNLCINGSHVYAEDQEPKANFGSTLSLNSSGKGSVEDVRKHHQRNTSDMSIDSLKGFSIPSYKPEVQDKASLVPQRPLEDRSHVKVEERGRKPEGRSLQEMLDQQVDQEQRRQQERERKQEEERKSRLEEQERKCKEEGELQKKLREEEEQQRHQEETRVTERLSSLFGIGKKKEEKREEAVNEPKRLDVPSSTNPFEDIPLTPDTPASLPEERSTDPRRGVRTILSPTPTASAFPNRTAKVSAVKPRLALSVLPETDISHSQSPSDSVDTQTTIHASPLSPSLSTDPFESFGMFSDLHTSLAPAKPPRTFSESSMENLSAPKSDKKRKAPLPPGSSKTESHPDFGEQAHTQNSKDSQRPDLPLPDYETLFPKKRHGVMGQTRWDHLVAEVNQRNWDFSEEINVDGPERPMPNKTAVLRDRTSVNLNQHQRNHEAPPPAPTRHREALIPPKAAAPATPEPSVETNVQHGHIKESLYATVNKSGKSANKNLENNPPPPVRSRHVPQEMERKSPTPDAITHQLLQSKEKPTPAARSIQNVNSKTDDVAKEMPSIKPRQQSLVKDSVRQVQPDKQVTTKALTLENNIDGKTHKGQKGSISTDGFVEVDLLRTAENPNELHLQTSEDGLFTKGPKQMGNLEDQTSTFNKKDNKSANKATNDPFTKLSEKSMAPKSEHGKQSPSFTEQARATFQRSFSLKKKNSSRQYITEKAGTENTNLNRSVSQSSQDAEDVELTVTSVAPPIRTDPTVVTSESSIGGKSSLRAWVSPSEAQPVALQNGSGSSVSNSRRPHPVKPMSTESQSSSVISVGKDPKSITIKEMAGKSKNVDSGAYTQLTQEELITLVVKQQTELSKKNDKIVELEEYIDNLLVRVMEEKPAILLSLNSKC; translated from the exons ATGTCTTTGGGTGACCAGCAGTGGTATCCCACCAGCGTTCAGGTAACGGTGCTTAAAGCGCGGAACCTGCGGATCAAGGGCAAGAATGGCACGAACGACGCCTATGCCATCATGCAGGTGGGCAAAGACAAGTTTTCCACCTCGGTCGCGGAGAAATGCGTCTCTCCTGAATGGAAGGAAGAAGCGACGTTCGATCTGCCGCTGATCCATCAGGGGGACGCGGAGCGGTGCACGCTCTACATCATCGCCATGCACCGAGCCCTAGTGGGGCTGGACAAGTTTTTGGGACAGGCTGTCATCAACTTACTGGACCTCCACGCCAACAGATCACGCAAAAAGACCGA CTGGTACAAACTGGTGGATAAGAATGGGAAACAGGAGAAGGACCGAGGGGAAGTTCTTTTGGACATTCAGTTCATGCGGAATAACCTGACAGCCAGCATGTTTGACCTCTCCATGACAGACAAGCCTCGCTCCGGCATCGGCAAGCTCAAGGATAAAATTCGTGGCAAGAAGAAAGACGGCCTGTCGGATTCCGCCTCTGCGATCGTGCCCTCTTCAGTGGGAACAGACAGTGAAGGGGAAGGAGAAGGCAGTTCAGACAATCCTAAGAAGAAATCAAAACTCAAATCCTTGTTTGGACCAAAGACAAACCTCCAAAGGAATGTGTCCCAGTCCATGTCAACCCTGGGCACCCTGCCTGAGAAGAACAGTTCACTCAGCAGCAGCAGATCTTCCGGCCTTAATATGGACTCTCCTGATG tgaaaaagaagtttaaaatacTCGGACACAAGCGCACTGAGAGCTCAGATAGCAAAGTGTCTCTTGGCCCCTTTTCTCTTCTGAGCCGCTCTAAACAAAACATCCAGGAGCAGAATAACCTCTGTATCAACGGCAGCCACGTTTATGCAGAGGATCAAGAACCTAAAGCTAATTTTGGCTCCACACTCAGTCTGAACAGCTCAGGAAAGGGTTCGGTGGAGGATGTTCGCAAACACCACCAACGAAATACTTCTGACATGTCCATTGACTCACTTAAAGGCTTTAGTATCCCCTCATATAAGCCTGAAGTGCAAGACAAAGCCTCTCTTGTCCcacagcgccctctagaggaTAGGAGTCATGTAAAGGTGGAGGAGAGGGGTAGGAAACCTGAAGGAAGAAGCCTGCAAGAGATGCTGGACCAACAGGTAGACCAAGAGCAGAGGAGGCAGCAAGAACgagagagaaaacaagaggaagagaggaaaagCAGGCTTGAAGAGCAGGAGAGGAAGTGCAAGGAAGAGGGAGAGCTGCAGAAGAAGCTGCGtgaggaggaggagcagcagcGGCATCAGGAGGAGACCAGAGTAACCGAACGGCTCTCCTCTCTCTTTGGCATTGGAAAGAAGAAGGAGGAGAAAAGAGAGGAAGCTGTGAATGAACCCAAACGTCTAGATGTGCCGTCCTCCACAAACCCGTTTGAAGACATTCCCCTGACCCCAGATACTCCAGCCTCTCTCCCAGAAGAGAGGTCCACGGACCCACGGAGGGGTGTCAGGACCATCCTCAGCCCGACGCCAACCGCCAGTGCTTTCCCCAATCGCACAGCAAAAGTGTCCGCGGTCAAGCCAAG ATTGGCTCTGAGTGTTCTGCCTGAAACCGATATTAGCCATTCCCAATCCCCCTCAGACTCTGTAGACACCCAGACCACTATCCACGCTTCTCCACTTTCCCCATCCCTCTCTACTGATCCGTTTGAGTCTTTTGGTATGTTTTCTGATCTTCATACTTCTCTGGCACCTGCTAAACCTCCGAGAACCTTCAGTGAGTCCAGCATGGAAAACCTCTCAGCTCCCAAATCTGACAAGAAGCGAAAGGCTCCTCTACCCCCCGGTTCGTCTAAGACTGAAAGCCATCCAGATTTTGGGGAACAAGCGCATACCCAGAACTCCAAAGATAGTCAGAGGCCAGATCTTCCTCTCCCGGACTATGAAACCCTCTTTCCTAAGAAGAGGCATGGGGTGATGGGTCAGACACGTTGGGACCATCTTGTTGCAGAGGTAAACCAGAGAAACTGGGATTTCTCTGAAGAGATAAATGTAGATGGACCTGAGAGGCCGATGCCAAATAAAACTGCAGTCTTAAGGGACAGAACCTCAGTGAACCTTAACCAGCACCAAAGAAATCACGAGGCACCTCCCCCGGCCCCCACGAGGCACAGAGAGGCACTCATTCCACCCAAAGCTGCTGCTCCTGCAACACCAGAACCATCGGTCGAGACTAATGTCCAACATGGTCATATCAAAGAGTCTTTATATGCTACTGTCAATAAGTCTGGAAAATCTGCTAACAAGAACTTGGAAAACAATCCACCTCCCCCTGTCCGTAGTCGACATGTGCCTCAGGAGATGGAAAGGAAGTCTCCAACTCCTGATGCCATTACCCATCAACTCCTCCAGTCAAAAGAGAAGCCTACGCCAGCAGCCAGATCCATACAAAATGTTAATTCAAAGACTGATGATGTGGCTAAAGAGATGCCTTCAATCAAACCCAGACAACAGTCATTAGTCAAGGATTCAGTCAGACAAGTCCAACCAGACAAGCAGGTAACAACTAAAGCCTTGACATTAGAAAACAACATAGATGGGAAAACACACAAGGGCCAGAAGGGAAGCATTTCCACGGATGGGTTTGTTGAAGTAGACCTCCTCAGAACTGCTGAGAATCCAAACGAACTGCATCTGCAGACCAGTGAAGATGGCCTGTTCACTAAGGGTCCAAAGCAAATGGGAAATCTTGAAGATCAGACATCAACCTTTAATAAGAAAGATAACAAGTCTGCAAACAAAGCTACAAATGATCCATTCACAAAGCTCTCAGAGAAAAGCATGGCACCGAAATCAGAGCATGGAAAACAATCCCCCAGCTTCACTGAACAAGCCAGAGCTACATTTCAAAGAAGTTTTTCACTTAAGAAGAAAAATTCATCTCGCCAATACATAACTGAAAAAGCTGGTACAGAGAATACTAATCTGAATAGATCAGTTTCTCAGTCTTCACAAGATGCTGAAGATGTTGAGCTGACTGTAACCAGTGTTGCTCCACCAATCAGAACTGATCCCACCGTAGTAACATCTGAATCCTCTATAGGAGGCAAGAGTTCTCTTCGTGCTTGGGTCTCGCCATCAGAGGCTCAGCCAGTTGCTCTGCAGAATGGTAGTGGAAGTTCAGTTTCTAATTCAAGAAG GCCTCACCCAGTGAAACCCATGAGCACCGAGAGCCAGTCTTCCAGTGTTATCTCTGTGGGCAAAGACCCAAAGTCTATCACCATCAAGGAAATGGCTGGGAAGTCAAAG AATGTAGATAGCGGTGCATACACTCAGCTCACACAGGAGGAACTGATCACACTGGTGGTAAAGCAACAGACCGAACTCTCCAAGAAAAACGACAAGATCGTCGAGTTGGAGGAATACATTGACAACCTGCTCGTTCGTGTCATGGAGGAGAAACCGGCCATCCTGCTTTCACTTAATTCCAAATGTTAG
- the LOC109095655 gene encoding LOW QUALITY PROTEIN: adhesion G protein-coupled receptor A2-like (The sequence of the model RefSeq protein was modified relative to this genomic sequence to represent the inferred CDS: substituted 1 base at 1 genomic stop codon) — protein MSRPWVHIPFWVRVFLLLLLHRVSAGCPELLSSGCSCAEDRGKAHTAPGARRKVSCVGKELTETPEISLLPNRTISLNLSNNRIRVLKNGSFTGLYSLEKLDLRNNLISTIMPGAFLGLTALRKLDLSSNRIGCLTSEVFQGLTNLTKLNISGNIFSSLDPHLFLELHSLKLVNFHSEFLSCDCGLRWVPGFFRSSSARLGDETLCAYPRRHLNKPLRLLKESELSCEGPLELHTLSLLPSLRQVVFKGDRLPFHCTASLVDKVTALHWRHNGQPVTADPSSGVHLEESVQHDCTFITSELILSNVHVEASGEWECVVSTGRGNASRSVEIVVLENSASFCPEQRVTNNRGEFRWPRTLAGITSYQHCLQLRYPSLTIGGGVEQKKASRNCDRSGHWEEGDYSQCLYTNDITRVLHTFILMPINASNAVTLAHQVRSHTLEATGFTDTVDVLYVAQMMHKFMDYVTELRELSEVLVEMGSNLMQADDQILVRAQREERACSSIVYTLENLAWPQLNKYPHYYSKXTFYSPKNTYLSSRNIVMEAHMIRPAYFTGMSCTVYQRREGAGGSQGHDGIESSFEQQLRFRCTTGTHNTSLNAFHLKNAVALASVSLPASLFPPNAPDCKLQFVAFRNGRFFPFTSNFTGHLDLARRRGVNTPVIYVGLDGCSMWNQSDPIIVSLRHTSPGNDPVAAHWSLQALEHHGSWSLDGCQLAYSDASTSTLRCSVLSNYAVLQEMPDFPSSPSIPVEVLHPVIYTCTAVLLLCLFTIIITYILHHSSIRITRKSWHTLLNTSFHIAMTSAVFAGGITLTGYPIICQAVGIVLHYSSLSTLLWIGVSARVIYKEALVRTPQQLEGETAVQPTQRPMLRFYLIAGGVPLIICGITAAVNISNYGDNIPYCWLVWQPSFGAFFIPAGLIILVTWIYFLCTAFCLRRRNIQESKDPPCSTSIPSTSPESQPAISGSTSLLSTDSVVGPVHAGTTVEDQYSLKVQCLALVATQFVFVGLWCCGAMAVWNVDRERKLFSCLYGGTATGLGIFLMLHHCFKRLDVQAAWISCCPGYHRSQPMAAYSHPCTATVGIQSASERGSQLFVGCHPPTDTNNYSSSARSSSTQSGTTSIAAGPCKLTNLLQVTQDNVNNATRAPTGTNTNTSTSTENNKPANNLLPGLLPVQQPQRRKACSRTRGGNTQYHHRGDGRGHYRLKALRAGGGGSMGALGPSGTEQSNIHHLHKHASSDNGSLRNSHSEGQNGLLSNGRHRGEGLATSPSEGSDGGSSGSRKPFPLLPSVASRSTMQQNAQHRSTSKDNLKLAAAAERESKQSSFPLNVTSNVTATALLTTVSAPNGTLKGSVVELDTSGTDQSQGSVGMKSRVWKSETTV, from the exons gGATCTCAGGAATAACTTGATCAGCACCATCATGCCTGGAGCCTTTCTGGGTCTCACAGCTCTTCGGAAACT CGACCTATCCAGTAACCGAATTGGCTGCCTGACTTCAGAAGTGTTCCAGGGACTTACCAACCTCACGAAATT AAACATCTCTGGAAACATTTTTTCCTCTCTGGACCCGCATTTGTTTTTGGAGTTACACTCTCTAAAGCTGGT AAACTTTCATTCTGAGTTCCTGTCATGTGACTGCGGTCTGCGCTGGGTGCCAGGCTTTTTCCGCAGCAGTTCTGCTCGGCTTGGGGACGAAACACTCTGTGCGTATCCCAGAAGACATCTGAACAAACCCCTGCGTCTCCTGAAAGAGAGTGAACTCAGCTGTG AGGGTCCGCTGGAGCTGCACACGCTGTCTCTGTTGCCCTCGCTGCGGCAGGTCGTGTTTAAGGGGGACAGGCTGCCTTTCCATTGCACTGCTTCACTGGTGGACAAAGTCACTGCTCTTCACTGGCGACACAACGGTCAGCCTGTCACCGCTGACCCTAGCAGTggagttcatctggaagagagtGTACAGCATGACTGCACCTTCATCACCAG tgAGCTGATCCTGTCAAATGTCCACGTTGAGGCGAGTGGTGAGTGGGAGTGTGTGGTGTCAACGGGCCGTGGGAATGCCTCGCGGAGTGTGGAGATAGTGGTACTGGAGAACAGCGCCTCCTTCTGTCCGGAGCAGAGAGTGACTAACAACCGAGGGGAGTTCAG GTGGCCTAGAACTCTGGCTGGCATCACCTCCTACCAGCACTGTCTGCAGCTGCGCTACCCCTCCTTAACTATAGGGGGCGGTGTGGAGCAGAAGAAGGCTTCACGTAACTGTGACCGCTCTGGACACTGGGAGGAGGGGGACTACTCTCAGTGCCTCTATACTAATGACATCACACGGGTCCTGCATACCTTCATACTG ATGCCCATCAACGCCTCCAATGCTGTGACTCTGGCACACCAGGTGCGATCACACACTCTGGAAGCCACCGGTTTCACAGACACGGTGGATGTTCTTTATGTGGCTCAGATGATGCACAAATTCATGGACTACGTGACAGAACTGCGTGAG CTGTCCGAGGTCCTGGTTGAAATGGGCAGTAACCTGATGCAGGCAGATGATCAGATTCTGGTTCGAGctcagagagaggagagagcctGCAGTTCAATCGTCTACACACTGGAGAATCTCGCCTGGCCTCAGCTCAATAAATACCCACATTACTACTCCaaataaactttctattcaccaaagaacaCATATCTT AGTTCACGTAACATTGTGATGGAGGCTCACATGATTCGTCCTGCTTATTTTACTGGCATGAGCTGCACGGTTTATCAGAGACGAGAGGGGGCAGGAGGGAGCCAGGGGCATGATGGGATTGAATCTTCCTTTGAGCAGCAACTGCGTTTTCGCTGCACCACAGGAACACACAACACCTCACTGAACGCTTTTCATCTCAAG aACGCAGTGGCTCTTGCTTCAGTGTCTCTCCCTGCATCTCTTTTTCCACCGAATGCTCCTGACTGTAAGCTGCAGTTTGTGGCATTCCGCAATGGAAGATTCTTTCCATTTACCAGCAATTTTACAGGACATTTGGACCTTGCCCGCAGACGTGGTGTCAACACTCCAGTTATCTACGTTGGCCTAG ATGGATGTAGCATGTGGAATCAGTCTGATCCCATTATTGTGTCACTACGACACACATCACCTGGAAATGACCCTGTTGCTGCCCACTGGAGCTTGCAGGCCCTGGAGCATCATGGGAGCTGGAGTCTAGATGGCTGTCAGCTGGCCTATAGTGATGCGTCCACCTCTACACTGCGCTGCTCTGTGCTGAGCAATTACGCTGTACTTCAG GAGATGCCAGATTTCCCGAGTTCACCTTCGATTCCAGTGGAAGTGCTCCATCCAGTGATCTACACCTGTACTGCAGTGCTGCTCCTCTGTCtcttcaccatcatcatcacctaTATACTGCATCACAG cTCTATCAGAATCACAAGGAAGAGTTGGCACACACTCCTGAACACTAGTTTCCACATCGCAATGACCTCTGCGGTATTTGCTGGAGGCATCACTCTGACCGGCTACCCAATTATATGCCAAGCA GTGGGGATTGTTCTTCACTACTCTTCTCTGTCCACTTTGTTATGGATCGGTGTGAGCGCCAGAGTCATCTATAAAGAAGCCTTAGTAAGGACTCCACAGCAGCTAGAAGGAGAAACTGCTGTACAACCAACCCAGCGGCCCATGCTCAG GTTTTATTTGATAGCCGGCGGTGTCCCACTCATCATATGTGGTATCACTGCAGCTGTAAACATCAGTAACTACGGAGACAACATTCCTTA TTGCTGGTTGGTATGGCAACCCAGTTTCGGAGCATTCTTCATTCCAGCTGGATTGATCATTCTTGTGACCTGGATCTACTTCCTGTGCACTGCTTTCTGCCTGAGGCGCCGAAACATCCAGGAGTCCAAAGATCCTCCTTGCTCCACCTCCATCCCCTCAACCTCGCCTGAGAGCCAACCGGCAATCAGCGGCAGCACCAGCCTGCTCTCGACAGACTCTGTGGTGGgcccagtgcatgctgggacgACAGTGGAGGACCAGTACTCATTGAAGGTCCAGTGTTTGGCGCTGGTGGCAACACAGTTCGTGTTTGTGGGGCTGTGGTGTTGTGGCGCTATGGCCGTTTGGAACGTGGATAGAGAGCGGAAACTCTTTAGCTGCCTGTACGGAGGAACGGCTACTGGATTAGGGATCTTCTTGATGCTTCATCACTGTTTCAAGCGTTTGGATGTCCAGGCAGCGTGGATAAGTTGTTGCCCAGGTTACCATCGCTCCCAGCCCATGGCAGCTTATTCCCACCCCTGCACTGCAACAGTAGGCATTCAGAGTGCCTCGGAAAGGGGCTCACAACTTTTTGTAGGATGCCATCCACCGACGGACACCAACAATTACTCTTCTTCTGCCAGGTCATCATCAACTCAAAGTGGAACGACGAGCATCGCCGCTGGGCCTTGCAAACTCACCAACCTCCTTCAAGTGACACAAGATAACGTGAACAACGCCACCCGAGCGCCAACGGGAACTAATACCAACACAAGTACAAGCACGGAGAACAACAAGCCAGCAAACAATCTGTTGCCCGGTCTACTGCCTGTCCAGCAGCCTCAAAGGAGGAAGGCTTGTAGTAGAACCAGAGGTGGCAACACCCAGTACCATCACCGGGGGGACGGCAGAGGGCATTACCGCCTCAAAGCTCTCAGGGCAGGTGGAGGAGGTAGCATGGGTGCTTTGGGACCTTCTGGGACAGAGCAATCAAACATCCACCATCTACACAAACACGCTTCCAGTGACAATGGAAGTCTACGGAATAGCCATTCAGAGGGTCAGAATGGCCTTCTGTCCAATGGGCGGCACAGAGGGGAGGGACTAGCGACAAGCCCTTCGGAAGGTAGTGATGGAGGTAGCAGCGGAAGTAGAAAACCTTTTCCCCTGTTGCCTTCGGTGGCAAGTAGGTCCACCATGCAACAGAACGCTCAACATCGCAGCACTAGCAAAGACAATCTTAAACTAGCCGCCGCGGCTGAGAGAGAGTCAAAGCAGAGCTCGTTCCCTCTAAATGTGACATCAAATGTCACTGCGACGGCCTTGTTGACGACAGTTTCAGCACCTAATGGAACACTAAAGGGATCCGTGGTGGAATTGGACACTAGCGGAACTGACCAATCACAGGGTTCGGTTGGTATGAAGAGCAGGGTATGGAAGAGCGAGACAACTGTATAA